In the Hevea brasiliensis isolate MT/VB/25A 57/8 chromosome 8, ASM3005281v1, whole genome shotgun sequence genome, gcctttttttctttctctattGGAAAATCAAACTCAAATGAGGCAAACTCAAAGCAATCTACAAAGCACTGCAATTAAACGAAACATCTCCGTCCTTTCTTTGGTTCAACTTGCCGCTTTATATTTGAATCAGACTCTTCAAATGTTATCTACTGGATGACGGGTTCAAGTGAGGGACCTTGGCATCTTCTCAATCTCTTTAAATCATCTCTGAATCAGAAAGCTATTCTTCCAAATGTCTCCTTTATTAATATAAGGAGAGAAGCAAATCAATTTGTTGTCCCATTGGTTTGGGATAAGAGAATTGAGTTAAATATAAGACTTGGATAAACCTCCTTCTCTTAAGCTAGCTTTTCGGTGGAGCTATGCCCGGTTCATTTTATCTATACAATTGTCTGACCATTTGGCAAAGACTGGGTCCTCTAGGACTGATGACTTCATCGCCTTCCTGTGACCTTTCGTGTGGAGGAATTATTGTGATAATTAAGTATGTTTCTCTTTAGTGTTGGTTGATTGTTTTATTGTACTGCTGGGTTGCTTGTTTGTCTTGTGTTTCTTTGTTTTCTTAATGCGTATGATTGCACTAATGGGTAGCTTCTTGTTTGTGCCTTGAGCTTTGGTTGGGACTGCTGGGTCTGTTTGTTTTGCTGGTTTGCTTCTTGTTGGGATTATTATCTTTGATTGGCTTTCACAGTCGCTTGCTCTACCCAGGTTTTTTCACTTAGGCTTAGTTTATGCATTCATATTATTTATAATTGATGATAAAGATTTTTTTTGTCtgctgatttaaaaaaaaaaaaaaaaaaaaaaaaaaagatagaatTACAATACAACAAGTCATGCTTGGATTCTCGTAGGGGACAAAATATCaccaaatatttaatatatagaaCACAAGTAACGTCACAGGAGCTAAGGAGTAGCCCAGTGATGATTATTTAATTGCAATACAGGTTGAAATGGCACCCTTACAAGGCACAACACAGGCTACattatgtagaatttcccaagTTTCCTTGAATACCCTGAAGTAATCTGGGCAATATTTTCTAAAGTATTTAGTGGATTCAGGAATTTCTCGAAAAAGTCAGCTGAATTTTTGCGGGTTCTTGTCAGGTTGTTCTTGTAGTCTACATAGTACAAACCAAACCTTGAAGTATAACCAATATTCCATTCGAAGTTGTCCAGATATGACCATGCAAAGTAACCTTTGATATTAACATGGTAATCCCTGCCAAAACCAACAATCATTAGGAAAATTAATCAAGGATTAACAAAAATCTCTATATTAATTAGTATATCAGAAATTTGACTTACTTGAGGGATCTTAGAGCGTGCCACATGTGTTCTTTATAATAGTCTATCCTGAATTGATCATTAAGTGCTTCCTCAATAGATTCAGTTTCATTATTAAAATTGTCAACTCCTAAAATCATATATAGAAACTCAAATAAATTAGGCCGAAATATAATTGAATTGACTGGGTAGCATTTTTACATGAAAAAGATATCAACTGCTTACCATTTTCAGTAATATAAATTACTGGATCATTGTATTTATCTTTGGTATAGTTCAAAAGATGTCTGATACCTTTCGGAAAAATGTAAAACCAAGATGAATAAGCCTGCAAAtttcaatttatatataattagtgATATGTCCATAAATTTCTAAttcttttttttgttatatttttatcTATCCATTTTCTTACATACTAACCTGGGGACCAATGAGATTACCATTATAATCATAAGctgtaaagtaaaaaaaaaatggttAGCAATTAAACTTCTTTTATATAAAGAAAAACTTATCAATGAACGACATGTTATATATAATTTCACACTTTATTGgatatcattgaattaaatatattgattttttaaaaaaacttgTAAAGATAATTCTTCTATCTAAACcttctatttttttaataagcagtaattttattgaaattaaactAGGAAAAATTTAACATGGGCAAGTCCAACCACACCTAGCCAGGCCAACCCCTTACACCCTTAATATATATAAACTTACGAGTTTCAGTAATGCGATTGTCAGTTTTGTATCTAATATGATCTGGATCAATTGAACCGTTTGGCTTTGCGTAATATGAAGTGTAGTATTGTAGCCCAAGAAAATCATATGATCCTTTAAGCAATTGACTTTCTTTGACAGTGAAATTGAGCAATCTATCTGCAACTAAATCTTGCACAGTCCTTGGATATTGACCATAAGTTATAGGATCCATCCACCTAGGAAATATGAATTAAAATTGTCTTTATTAAATACAGACTTTTGCATAATAAAGGCTCAATTGAAGTAGCCTAGAAGAAAGACTCACAATCCAAACATAAAATCGAGGGCTGTTTTGGATGCATCGATATCTTCTTTTCTATTGGAGAGAGGTTCATACCAGAAGGTAAAAAGTGTGATCCCAATTTGGCCATTTTGAGTTTTCTGCATAGTAAACATAATAAGAAGTTCAAATTTACAAATATTTTTACttgagaaataaaaaatttaattcattttacatatatatatataccttgtaCTTTCCTCTATACACTTGTACAGCTGCAGAATGAGCAAGAAGTAAATGATGGGCAACTATATAAGGTTCAGTGGCTGAGTTTCCAGCACGACATTGAGGATTCACCCAAGATGAGCATCGACCAGGAGCAAAAACTCCATAATCATAGGAGAATCCACTAAGAGACCATGGTTCATTGAAAGTCATCCAAAATTTCACTCGATCACCAAATCTTTCAAAGAGAAGATCTGCATATTCACGATAATCTTCCCTgtccatattttatataattatttgataAGATGTCTTTTtacttatatattattattaattgaaaTTGATATGAAAGTATTAAACTTTAATATTGTGAAAATGTGATTTATTTTGTAGCTATATACTTACACGATATTACGGCTTAAAAAGCCACCATATTTGTCCTCTAAAGCTTGAGGAGTATCCCAATGAAAAATAGTAACAAAAGGCTGAAGGCCTGAATTTTTTACAACAAAAAGAAATTAGAAATTTGATGTAATTTTTAACTTCTTTAAGGAACTAGAAGATGAAGTTCTTTCTTTCCCttgataaaaagaaaattaagaaaatagaagtaatataagatagttaatataaTTAATTGTTTTTGTTCAGGTTTTCAAATAAATACAGCTTGGTGTTTTATgctttttaaatgaaaaaaaaaaaaaaaaaaattagtaggcACATTGCCTCATTACCATTTTGAACatgttttctaaattttaatgaataaaatTTCTATTCACTATTTTAAATCCTTCAAAGAAATAAGAAATAATTATCACCTTGGTTTATAGTTTCATTGATGACATTGTTGTAGAATTCAATCCCTTTTTCGTTTACTCCTTCACTTCTCCTTCCACCTCAATAATCAaactcaaaaaataaataaataagagggAAAAGTAGAAAATAATAAATATGTAATTTAGCAAAATTCATATGATGCCAACATATGTTCAAAAGTTTAAAACTTTGATAAACCACTTACTAGGTATAACTCTTGGCCAGGAAATAGAGAATCTGAAAGCATTGAAACCCATACCCTTCACGTTTTTTATATCTTCCTACAACATTGATTTCAAAATTTTCGTTTAATTTATTGTTGACAATGAACAATGATTTTAAgggaaatgaaaaataaaaattttaattattatactttGTAGCGGTGATAGAAA is a window encoding:
- the LOC131182201 gene encoding beta-glucosidase 24-like, whose protein sequence is MASKHSLQLLGMLIVFLISLLALAKPALMADHDDEVPADFNRTYFPDDFIFGTATSAYQIEGAANRSGRGPSVWDTFTHKYPERIKDHSNGDVAVDFYHRYKEDIKNVKGMGFNAFRFSISWPRVIPSGRRSEGVNEKGIEFYNNVINETINQGLQPFVTIFHWDTPQALEDKYGGFLSRNIVEDYREYADLLFERFGDRVKFWMTFNEPWSLSGFSYDYGVFAPGRCSSWVNPQCRAGNSATEPYIVAHHLLLAHSAAVQVYRGKYKKTQNGQIGITLFTFWYEPLSNRKEDIDASKTALDFMFGLWMDPITYGQYPRTVQDLVADRLLNFTVKESQLLKGSYDFLGLQYYTSYYAKPNGSIDPDHIRYKTDNRITETPYDYNGNLIGPQAYSSWFYIFPKGIRHLLNYTKDKYNDPVIYITENGVDNFNNETESIEEALNDQFRIDYYKEHMWHALRSLKDYHVNIKGYFAWSYLDNFEWNIGYTSRFGLYYVDYKNNLTRTRKNSADFFEKFLNPLNTLENIAQITSGYSRKLGKFYIM